ATGGATGGTCATCATTTTGATTACGAAAACGTATCCCGGCGCATCACAAATTGACAAACCAAATCAGGCATGGGTGCAACTCTGGGAGCGCCTGTGCATAAGGGACCGAAAGCCCGCACTAAAGCGAGCAGAGCATGTACCCATGCCACATGCAGCGAAATCTCAATTCAATTTATAAAAAAAATATCCAATTTACGGAAGAACCTCATTTTTATTATTTTGATTCTTCGTTCTGGACTCTTTTCACCATTTCCATTAGGTTTAAGACATCTTAACCTTAGGAAAAACCATGAAAACACTTCGCTTTGCTCTCGCCTTTTTGGTCAGTCTGTTCGTCATCGGTTGCGCGACGGCGCCTGTAACGCAAGCGCCGCGCGATCACGCTGGATACGTCTCGTTGTTTGACGGCTCCGGCCTGCAGCATTGGGACATCGTCGGCAGCCCGGCAGGCTGGACGGTCTTCGACAACGGCGTCCTGCACAGCGACGGCGGAAAAGGCGGCGATTGGATCCGCTCGAAAAAAGAATACAGCGATTTTATTCTGGAACTGGATTACAACATCTCCCAGGGCGGCAACAGCGGCGTCTTCATTCGCTGCGCGAAAACCGGGCGCT
This sequence is a window from Candidatus Hinthialibacter antarcticus. Protein-coding genes within it:
- a CDS encoding DUF1080 domain-containing protein, which produces MKTLRFALAFLVSLFVIGCATAPVTQAPRDHAGYVSLFDGSGLQHWDIVGSPAGWTVFDNGVLHSDGGKGGDWIRSKKEYSDFILELDYNISQGGNSGVFIRCAKTGRSSMTGMECQISNENRDDLHCTAALYRYVAPNPRPDETPNVWHHYKISCIGKHITVEVDGQVCTDVFLDDVEAIKDKPLRGYIGLQDSHTGPGKWVKFRNIRIQEV